A window of Pseudophryne corroboree isolate aPseCor3 chromosome 12, aPseCor3.hap2, whole genome shotgun sequence contains these coding sequences:
- the EIF5 gene encoding eukaryotic translation initiation factor 5: MSVNVNRSVSDQFYRYKMPRLIAKVEGKGNGIKTVIVNMVDVAKALNRPPTYPTKFFGCELGAQTQFDVKNDRYIVNGSHEANKLQDMLDGFIKKFVLCPECDNPETDLHINAKKQTIGNSCKACGYRGMLDTNHKLCTFILKNPPENADGCTGKKKEDKKNKRLKENGSGSNNETAILTELNPPHVADDDDEDWGEDTSEEAMKQRMEEISDHAKNLTLSEDLEKPEKERVNILFNFVKKKKEEGLIDSSDKEILAEAERLDVKILGPLVLTEVLFDDKIREQIKKYRRHFLRFCHNDKKAQRYLLHGFECVVDMHQSNLLSKIPHTLKEMYDADLLEEEVIISWAEKPSKKYVSKELAKDIRAKAEPFIKWLKEAEEESSGDDDDDDDDDENLEVVYSTSVSIPKVETVKSSVEKDDDIDIDAI; encoded by the exons ATGTCTGTCAACGTCAACCGCAGTGTTTCCGATCAGTTCTATCGGTACAAAATGCCCCGTTTGATTGCCAAG GTAGAGGGCAAAGGAAATGGAATAAAGACAGTAATAGTCAACATGGTTGATGTTGCAAAGGCGCTTAATCGGCCTCCAACGT ATCCCACCAAATTTTTTGGTTGTGAGCTGGGTGCACAGACCCAGTTTGATGTTAAGAATGACCGTTACATTGTCAATGGATCTCATGAGGCAAATAAGCTGCAAGACATGTTGGATGGATTCATCAAAAAGTTTGTTCTATGTCCAGAATGTGACAATCCAGAAACTGATCTG CATATCAATGCAAAGAAACAAACAATAGGCAATTCCTGTAAAGCTTGTGGTTACCGAGGCATGCTGGACACCAACCATAAACTCTGTACTTTCATTCTCAAAAACCCACCAG aGAACGCAGATGGCTGTACAGGCAAAAAGAAGGAAGATAAAAAAAACAAGAGGCTTAAAGAAAATGGTTCTGGGTCCAACAACGAAACAGCAATTCTAACGGAACTTAATCCTCCACATGTG gcagatgatgatgatgaagactgGGGTGAAGACACATCTGAAGAGGCTATGAAACAGAGAATGGAGGAAATAAGTGACCATGCAAAAAATCTGACTCTAAGTGAGGACTTGGAAAAACCTGAAAAGGAAAGAGTAAATATTCTGTTTAACTTTGTAAAG AAAAAGAAGGAAGAGGGCCTCATTGACTCATCCGATAAAGAGATTCTTGCCGAAGCTGAAAGACTCGATGTAAAAATTTTGGGTCCTCTAGTCTTAACAGAAGTTTTATTTGATGACAAGATAAGAGAGCAGATCAAGAAATACAGGCGACACTTCCTGCGT TTTTGCCATAATGATAAGAAAGCCCAGAGATACCTACTCCATGGCTTTGAATGTGTTGTGGATATGCACCAGTCAAACCTTCTTTCCAAAATACCACATACCTTAAAGGAAATGTACGATGCAGATCTCTTAGAAGAGGAGGTGATCATCAGCTGGGCTGAGAAG CCATCCAAAAAATATGTCTCTAAAGAGCTTGCCAAAGATATTAGAGCGAAGGCCGAGCCCTTCATTAAATGGCTGAAGGAAGCGGAGGAAGAGTCTTCcggtgacgacgatgatgatgacgacgacgatgagaATCTTGAG GTTGTGTATTCCACATCTGTGAGCATTCCGAAAGTGGAGACCGTGAAATCGTCTGTTGAAAAGGATGACGACATCGATATTGACGCCATTTAA